TTGGTTATCTGGGCAAAAACCAAGCTTTGCCAATAGTGATTAAGGGCTTGAAAAAGCTTGAATATCGGGGCTATGATTCGTTTGGTTTTGCCGTGTTTGATAAAGAAAAAAATTATCTTTATCTTAAAAAAACAACCAAACGGATTAAGGATTTTGAGAAAAATATAGATTTTAAGCAAAAAGGCAAAGTGGCAATCTCGCAGACAAGATGGGCAACCCATGGTGGAGTTTCAAACAAAAACGCCCATCCGCATCTTGATTGCGCTAAAAATATCTTTGTTGTTCATAACGGCATTATTGAAAACTTTGAAGAGATAAAAAAATTTTTGCTTAAGAAGAACCATCAGTTTAGGTCTGAAACCGATACCGAAGTCATCCCTCATTTAATTGAAGAATATCTAAACCAAGGCATCGATTATGAATCAGCGGTTTTAAAAACCCTGAACGACCTTCGGGGCAGTTTTGCTTTGGTAATTTTTAACAAAGCCGAACCGGAAAAATTAATCGGGGCAAGGATTTCCAGCCCGTTGGTTTTAGGTGTAGGCAAGGATGAATATATTTTTGCTTCAGATCCTAATGCGATTAATTCTTGGGCAAGAAAAGCGGTCTTTTTAGACGACGGCGAGCTTGTTGTTGTCAGCCCGAGAGCTTATAAGATCAAAAACTTTTTAAACAATAAAAAAATAAATAAAAAAGCTCAAGCAATTAATTTTACCGCTATTGATGAAGGCAAGTCTGGTTTTGAGCATTTTATGCTCAAGGAGATTAAGCAAGAGCCAGAAGCAGTGAAAAATACTTTAAGGGGCAGGATTCTAAGAGATAAAACCAATGTTAAACTTGGCGGCTTAGAGCAGTACAGAAACGAACTAAAGAAAATAGAGAAAATTTTTATTGTTGCTTGCGGCACGGCTTATTATGCGGGTTTAGTTGGCAAATATCTGATTCAGGAGCTGGCCGGAATAGATGTTGAGGTTGAGGCAGCTTCAGAGTTTCGTTATGCCAAATTTATTCATCCGAAAAACAGCTTGGTAATTGCTATTTCTCAATCAGGAGAAACCGCAGATACCCTTGAAGCAGTCAAGTTGGCTAAAAGAGACGGGGTTTTAACTATGGGAATTGTTAATGTGGTTGGTTCAAGCTTGTCCCGGTTAGTTGACTTTGGCGTTTATACTTATGCTGGGCCAGAATATGCTGTAGCTTCAACCAAAGCTTTTGTTTCTCAAATTGCCGCCTTGGTTTTGGTTGGCGTATTTTTAGCCCGGCAGAGAAAGATGTCTTCTGTCCAGGCAAAGATTATCTTAAAAGAGTTAGCGAGTCTGCCGGAGAAAATTAACCAGATTTTCGAACAGGAAAAAACAATTAGGGCTTTGGCGAAAAAATATGCCAAATATAAGAACTTCCTTTATCTGGGGCGGAAATATCATTGGCCAATTAGTTTGGAGGGCGCCTTAAAGCTTAAAGAGATTGCTTATGTTCATTCAGAAGCCTACCCGGCCGGAGAGATGAAACACGGCCCGATTGCTTTGATTGATAAAAATTTTCCTACAGTGGTTTTGGCGCCTAGAGACAGTGTTTATGAAAAGATTATCTCCAATCTTCAGGAAATAAAAGCCCGTCACGGGAAAATTATTGTCCTGACAACAGCAGGCAATAAAGAGTTGGCGAAAAAAGCAGAAGCAGTGATTTATCTACCTAAGACTTTAGAATTGCTTCAACCAATCTTAACTGTGGTGCCTCTGCATCTGTTCGCTTATTATTTTGCCAAAGAATTAAAAAAAGATATTGACCGGCCAAGAAATTTAGCTAAATCAGTAACCGTAGAATAAAAGATAAATGGCTAAGCGAAAAAACAGAAAATCTGTTGTGGCGATGGGCGGTGGCACCGGCACTTATGCGGTTTTAACTGCTTTGAAAAAATATCCAGAACTGGATTTAAAAGCAGTTGTGGCAATGACTGATGATGGCGGTTCAACCGGAGTTTTGCGAGATGAGTTGGGGGTTCTGCCGCCCGGAGATATTCGCCAGTGTTTAGTGGCCTTGTCAGAAGCGCCGGAAACGGTCCGGGAGCTTTTAAATTATCGTTTTGATAACGGTTCTTTAAAGGGTCACAGCTTTGGCAATCTGTTTTTAAGCGCCTTGGAAAAGGTTAGCGGTTCGTTTGAAAAAGGCATTGCCGAGATTAGCAAAATTATCAGAATTAAAGGCGAGGTGATCCCGGTAGTTTTGAATAGCGTTAAATTGGCAATGGTTTTAAAGAATGGGACAGTGCTTGAAGGCGAGAGAAATATTACCCCGTCAGAGTTTATCCAGCCAATCGGGATTAAAAAATATTATCTTAAGCCAAAGGCGAAGATTAATCCGAAAGCCCAAAAGGCAACCTTAAACGCTAAAGCAATCATTATTGGCCCGGGCAACCTCTATACCAGCATTATTCCTTTGTTTTTAGTTGATGGCCTAAAGCAAACTTTAAAACAGTCAAAAGCGAAGAAGATTTTAATCATCAATTTAATCACTAAGTTTGGTCAGACAGACAACTTCTCTATTTTTGATTTTGTTGCCGAGATAGAGAAATTTCTTGGCAAAGGGATAATAGATTTGGCTGTTTTTAACACTCAAGAGCCGCAAGACCAGCTGATAAAAAGATATTTTCGTTTGGAAAAATCAAAGCCAATAGTTTTCAGGCTCCAAAAATCTAATCTGCCGGAAAAAGCAAGACCGCTCTCCAAAAACAGATTTGTCTTTAATCAGATCGAGTTCATTGGGGGGAATCTTATTGGCAACAATATTGCTGAACAAAGTGAGTCAGACCATTTGATTAAAAGAAACTTAATCCGCCATGACTATAAAAAACTGGGCAAGTTCTTATCCGAACTGATCTTTTCTTTAGACTGATTTTGTTTTAAAATAGTTTTTCTATGGAAACGAATTTGCCTAAGCACATTGCTTTTATTTTAGACGGAAATCGGCGCTGGGCCAAGAAAAGGGGATTGGCTTCTTATCTGGGCCATCAGCAAGGCGCGGAGACTTTAAAAAAACTGATTGAAACAGCCGATCAGCTTGGAATTGCTTATTTAACTTTTTGGGGCGGGTCAGTCAGCAATTTAACCGAACGCCCGAAAAACGAAACCAAAAAGCTTTTGGGCATTTACGAACAATACTTTAAAAAACTTTCAGCAAAAAAAGAACTTAAAGAAAAAGATATTCGGGTAAGGATTTTGGGCAACTGGAGAAAATATCTGCCCGAAAATCTGCAGACTATATTTTCCGAGATTAATAAAAAAACAAAAAATCATCAGACTTATCAGCTGACTTTTCTGATTGCTTATGACGGCAGAGAAGAGATGAAAGATTGTCTATCGCAAATAGCTAATAGTAAATTGAAAAATAAAAGCTTAAAAATAACCAAACAATTAATTCAGAAAAATCTCTGGACCGGGGAACTGCCCGAGGTTGATTTGGTAATCAGAACAGGAATTAAACAGGACCCGCATTGGTCAGCTGGATTTATGATGTGGCATTGTGCTAATTCCCAGTTTTATTTCACCAAAACTTTGTGGCCAGATTTTTCAGTCAGAGAGCTTAAAAAAGCAATTAGAAGTTATCAAAAAACTGAAAGGCGATTGGGCAAATAATTAAGGGCCTATAGTTAAGTGGTATAACGCGGCATTCGCATTGCCGTATCGGCGGTTCGACTCCGCCTAGGTCCACCATATTGAATTAGCCGCCTCGCCCAGTAGTTCGCCGCCGTCGGGCGGCGAGCGGGGCAATCATTTCCGACAAAGTTAGTTTTGGTGCCCGGGAGAGGATTTGAACCTCCACGTCTTGCGACACATGCACCTCAAGCATGCCTGTCTACCGATTCCAGCACCCGGGCTTGCTGTCATTATCCCTTAAACAAACGTTTTTTTCAACTTAAAACCTCTGCTTTTAAAGCAGAGGTTTTAAGTTTATTTTTCTTGTTCTTGAGTTTGGTTTGAAGCCTCTTGTTCTTTTGGTTGTTCGGCTGTTTTCTGGGTTACAGCGGTTTTCAATTTTGCTTTAATCTGTTTTCTTGATCTTTCTCTAATATAGTAAAGTTTTGCCCGCCTTGTTTTTGAG
This genomic window from Patescibacteria group bacterium contains:
- the uppS gene encoding polyprenyl diphosphate synthase encodes the protein METNLPKHIAFILDGNRRWAKKRGLASYLGHQQGAETLKKLIETADQLGIAYLTFWGGSVSNLTERPKNETKKLLGIYEQYFKKLSAKKELKEKDIRVRILGNWRKYLPENLQTIFSEINKKTKNHQTYQLTFLIAYDGREEMKDCLSQIANSKLKNKSLKITKQLIQKNLWTGELPEVDLVIRTGIKQDPHWSAGFMMWHCANSQFYFTKTLWPDFSVRELKKAIRSYQKTERRLGK
- the glmS gene encoding glutamine--fructose-6-phosphate transaminase (isomerizing); the protein is GYLGKNQALPIVIKGLKKLEYRGYDSFGFAVFDKEKNYLYLKKTTKRIKDFEKNIDFKQKGKVAISQTRWATHGGVSNKNAHPHLDCAKNIFVVHNGIIENFEEIKKFLLKKNHQFRSETDTEVIPHLIEEYLNQGIDYESAVLKTLNDLRGSFALVIFNKAEPEKLIGARISSPLVLGVGKDEYIFASDPNAINSWARKAVFLDDGELVVVSPRAYKIKNFLNNKKINKKAQAINFTAIDEGKSGFEHFMLKEIKQEPEAVKNTLRGRILRDKTNVKLGGLEQYRNELKKIEKIFIVACGTAYYAGLVGKYLIQELAGIDVEVEAASEFRYAKFIHPKNSLVIAISQSGETADTLEAVKLAKRDGVLTMGIVNVVGSSLSRLVDFGVYTYAGPEYAVASTKAFVSQIAALVLVGVFLARQRKMSSVQAKIILKELASLPEKINQIFEQEKTIRALAKKYAKYKNFLYLGRKYHWPISLEGALKLKEIAYVHSEAYPAGEMKHGPIALIDKNFPTVVLAPRDSVYEKIISNLQEIKARHGKIIVLTTAGNKELAKKAEAVIYLPKTLELLQPILTVVPLHLFAYYFAKELKKDIDRPRNLAKSVTVE
- a CDS encoding gluconeogenesis factor YvcK family protein — translated: MAKRKNRKSVVAMGGGTGTYAVLTALKKYPELDLKAVVAMTDDGGSTGVLRDELGVLPPGDIRQCLVALSEAPETVRELLNYRFDNGSLKGHSFGNLFLSALEKVSGSFEKGIAEISKIIRIKGEVIPVVLNSVKLAMVLKNGTVLEGERNITPSEFIQPIGIKKYYLKPKAKINPKAQKATLNAKAIIIGPGNLYTSIIPLFLVDGLKQTLKQSKAKKILIINLITKFGQTDNFSIFDFVAEIEKFLGKGIIDLAVFNTQEPQDQLIKRYFRLEKSKPIVFRLQKSNLPEKARPLSKNRFVFNQIEFIGGNLIGNNIAEQSESDHLIKRNLIRHDYKKLGKFLSELIFSLD